The genomic interval GTTCGACGGACGACGAGCTCCGCTCCTTCGACGGTGATGTCATCGACATCCACGAGCTCTGTGACGAGCGTCCGGTCTTCTGAGTCGATGTTCCACGCGTCCCACTCTCGCGGGGTGTCCCGGACGAGTTGCAGCGCGGCGGTGACACCGCCCGGAAGGACCAGTTCGCGCTCGGACACCTTGTCGCGGATCCGTGTGACCCGTCCCGTCCCGTCGATGCGCCAGTTGGTCCGCGCGTGCTGAACCTCCCATCCGTCGCCTACGTGCTGCCACAGCAGGTCTTCGTCCACCGCGGTGTGCGATACAGAGAGTGCTGGCGCTCCGGCGATGGCGACGGGCGCCGCGTTGGCGGTCAGCGTGAGCGCGCCCTCGCCGGTGAGCGTGTCCAGCGCCGCGGTGATGAGCGCGCTGAGGTCGTGTTCTACCTGCGCATAGGTGCGCTCGGCCTCCTGATGCACCCAGGCGATCGAGGTGCCCGGCAGGATGTCGTGGAATTGGTGGAGGAGCACCGTCCGCCAGAGTCGACCCAGGTCGTCGTACGGGTATGGGTCACCGCGATGCACCGTGGCGAGAGTGCACCACAGCTCTGCGGCGCGCAGGAGATGCTCACTGCGCCGATTGCCGCGCTTCGTGCGCGCCTGCGCACTGTAGGCGCCGCGGTGATACTCGAGATACAGCTCCCCTTCCCACACCGGAGGGGACGGGTACTCGGCTTCGGCGTCCGTGAAGAACCGTTCGGGCGACCCGAGACGCACGCGCGGGGACCCCTCCAGGTTGGCCGTCCGGCGAGCGGCCGCGATCATCTCGCGGGTGGGGCCGCCACCACCGTCTCCCCAGCCGAAGGGCACGAGGGAGTGGGATGCCGCCGCCTTCTCGGCGAACTGCCGCTCAGCGCGGGCAAGCTCAGCGGCGGAGAGTTCCGCGTTGTAGGTGTCGACAGGTGGAAAGTGGGTGAACACGCGGGTCCCGTCGATCCCCTCCCAGAGGAACGTGTGATGCGGCATCCGATTCGTTTCGTTCCACGAGATCTTCTGCGTCAGGAACCAGCGCGATCCTGCCGCGCCGATGATCTGGGGCAACGCCGCCGAGTAACCGAAGGAGTCGGGCAGCCACACGTCGAGCGGTTCCACCCCGAACTCCTCGATGAAAAACCGCTTCCCCTCGATGAACTGGCGGGCGAGCGCCTCTGAGCCCGGCATGTTGGTGTCGGACTCAACCCACATACCGCCGGCTGGGACGAACTGTCCGCCCCGCACGGCGGCACGGATCCGGTCGAAGAGCTCAGGGTAGTGGTCCTTGATCCAGGCGTACTGCTGTGCGGACGAGGCCGTGAAGACGAAGTCGGGCTCGCGCGCGGCGAGATCGAGGACGTTCGAGAAGGTTCGCGCGACCTTACGGACGGTCTCGCGGATCGGCCACAGCCAAGCGGAGTCGATGTGCGCATGCCCGACCGCCGTGACCGTGTGAGACGTCGCGGATGCCGGTGCCGCAAGCACCGCGGCCAGTTCGGAGCGCGCGGCCGGCGCCGTGCCGGCGACGTCGTCCGGGTCGAGCGCGTCGACGGCGCGGCCGAGCGCGGCGATGACGCGAGCGTGTCGCGTGCGATCTGGTTCGAGTTCATCGACGAGTCCGCGCAACGTCCATACGTCCTGGGCGAGCTCCCACACGTTCAGATCGCGCAGCCCCACCTCCATGCGGTCAAGGCGGTAGATCGGCTCGGTCCCCGCTGTGGCGGGATCTCCCAATGGTGTGGGGGCGAAGGTGAAGGTACCGGCGACGCTGGGATTGCTGGCCGCTTCGATGTAGAGGTCGATGGAGTCGTCGGGCAGGGGGACAGTTGCGTTGCGCGGTTCGATCGCCTTGACGATCGAACCGTCCGGGTGGAACACCAGCGCTTCGGCTTGGAATCCCGGTGCGGACTCATCGAACCCCAGATCGACGACCAGCTCGACGGCGGTACCCGGCAGCTCCCGCCAGGCCGCGGGAACCTGTCCGGTCACGTGGAACCAGACGGTCCCCCAGGGGCGCCCCCAGCGCGCCCCCGGGGAGATCGGTGCGAAGGTGTTGTCCACGGCGGCAGAGAACGGCGTCGGCTCACCGGGAACCTCCCAAGCGGTGATCTCGACGGGGGCGATCGCTCGGTAGAGGTGCGGGCCGATGCGGTCGCGGAACAGCCGATCGATGCGCTGGAGGGACAGAACGTCGTTGTTGTGCATGTGTGGCCTTCCGATCAGCCTTTCACCGCGCCGGACAGGGCGAATGTGCCGCCCAGCCCGCGGGTGACCAGGAGGTAGAGCCCCAGGACCGGGACGGAGTACAGGAGTGAGTAGGCGGCGAGGCGGCCGTACGCGACAGTTCCGTACTGGCCGAAGAAGGAGTAGATGGACACGGCGGCGGGCTGCCACTCCGGTGAGTAGAGCAGGACGAAGGGCACAAAGAAGTTTCCCCAGGCCTGCAGGAACACGAAAACGAAGACAACGCTGAGGGCGGGGCGCATAAGGGGGACGACGATGGTCGCGAGTGCCTTCATTGCGCTAGCGCCGTCCACCCACGCGGCTTCTTCCAGGCTCGTCGGCACTGAGTCCATGAAGTTCTTGGTCATCCACAGCGCCATCGGCAGGGAGCTGGCCGCCAGGAACAGCGCCACCGCCCAGGGCTGGTTGATCAGCCGAAGCTGCACGAACAGGCTGTATACGGGCACCATAATCGCGGTGATGGGGAGGCAGCTCGCGAACAGGATGCCGTACAGGAAAGGTCCGTTCAGGCGGGAGCGATAGCGGGAGAGCGGATAGGCAGCCAGGACCGAGAGGACCACCGTGACCACGCCGGCTCCGGTCGACAGCAGCAGGCTGTTCAACAGTGGGATAAGAGTCAGGCTCGGTGTGAGCACTGCGGTGAAGTTGTCGAATGTGGGCTGGGTGGGAAGCTTCACCTGATAGCTGGCGGCCGGGTCGATCGATGCCAGGACCACCCAGGCCAGCGGGAGGGTGAAGACTGCTCCGACCACAACCAAGGTGACGTTCGCCCAGAGCCGGCCGGCGCTGCGGCGTGGAGAAGCCATGCTCGTGACCGTCATTCCCGGTCACCGCTTCGGCGTAGGGACAGCACGTAGCCGACCGAGAAGACGGCGCCCAACAGGAGCATGACCACGGCGATGGCGTTCCCGTAGCCGATGTCGCCGAAGGAGAAGGCCTCTGTATACGCGAAGACGGGGAGCGTCGTCGAGAGCTTCCCGGGGCCGCCCTTTGTCATCACCCAGATCAGGGTAAAGACGGAGAGAGTCTGCAAGGTCGTGAGCAGGAGGTTCGTGAAGATGGTGCTCTTGATCATCGGCAACGTGATGAACCGCAGCCGCTGCCAAGCGCCGGCACCGTCGAGCATGGCCGACTCGGTCACTTCTGGTGGCACATCGTCGAGCGCTGCGCGGTAGATCATCATAGAGAAGGCCGTCCCTCGCCACGTATTGGCGAGGATGATCGACAGCAGCGGTAGCGAGTACAGCCAGTTGGGTCCCTCGATGCCCACGCCCGCGAGCAGCGCGTTGAGGGTGCCGTCGGCGGACAGGAACGCGTAGCTAACGAAAGCGGCGACGATCTCCGGCAGCACCCATGCCGTTACGACGAGAACGCCGACCACTCCGCTGAGCCCCCGGCTGCCGACGCGAAAGAGCACAGCGAGCAGCATTCCCACGACGTTCTGACCGACGATCGCTGATCCGACCACAAACGCGACCGTGATCCCGATCGACAGCGGCAGCACGGGGTCGGCGAACAGCCGCGCGTAGTTGTCCAGCCCGACGAACTGTGGGTTCGCGGCGCCGGGACCGGTCAGTGCGCGATCACTGAGCGACCCGAGAAGCGCCCAGACAATGGGGCCGGCCAAGAAGACCAGCAGGAGGAGCACCGCAGGAAGAATCGGAAGTGCCCGCATCGGCGTGGCGCGGTCGCCACGTCCGCGGCGTCGGCGTTGCGGCGCCGCGGACGACTCCATCGTGAGGACGGACATTCGGGCTACCCCGCAACGACCTTGTCGTCGCCGACGATCTGACGCACGTCCGCGTCGTACTGTGCGGCAGCTTCTTGCGGTGTGGACTGCCCCGTGATCACCGCCTCAGTGGCCTTCTGAGCGGCAACGGAGATCTGCGGATAGTCGCTGTTGGCCGGCCGGAAATGTGTCACCGCAACCGCCGCGGACACATCCCCGACGAACGGGTTCGCCTCCAGGTAGCTCGACTCAGCTGCGACATCCGTTCGCACTGCGATCTGCGCATTGTTGATGGCGTACCAGAGCGAGTTCTTCTCATTCAGGACAGTGGCCATGAACTCGAACGCCAGGTCGGGCACCTTGGTGTGAGCCGATGCGGCGAGCGTCCATCCGCCGGACATCGAGACAGCACCGTCGCCCTGCCCATTCTGCGTCGGGAACAGTGCCACACCCATGACGTCGCCGTACTCCGGCCATTCGTAGGATCCGCCCTTCGCCCAGAACGAAGGCGTGTAGGACCCTTCCACAGTGCCGCCGAGCGTATCCTTCGGGAACATTTCCCCGAACACCGCCTGCCAGATATTGGGATCGAGCGCCTTGTCGGGGCTCACTGCGTAGCCCTCGTCGTAGAGCGTCTTGAGGAAGGTGAGCGAGTCGATGAAGCCCTGCGACTCCACGACCCACTTGCCGCTCGCGTCGTCGTACAGCCCCACGCCGTCCCCTGTGCCGTAGAGCAGCTCGTAGAAGCTCTGCATCACCGTGCCTTCACCGGTTCCGGTGCCCGCGTACATATTGAAGGGGACGACGTCCGGCTGAGTCGACTTAATCTTTGCGGCGACATCGAGGATGTCCTTCCACGTCGCGGGTTGCCACGGGACCGAGACGTCCGCCGCTTCCAGGACGTGCTTGTTGTACCAGATGACGCGGGTGTCCGTTCCGAGCGGGAGCGCGTAGATGCTGCCATCCTCTCCTTGGCCAGCCTTCTTCGCACCCTCGTCGAACTTCGCCCAATCGTCCCACTCGGCGAGGTGATCGTCGAGGTTGAGGAGGTAGCCAGCCTCGACATCCGAGCGCACGTTAAACGTGTCTTCGTAGAACACATCGGGTGCGGTGTCGGCCGACCCGAGAGACAACTGGAGTCGCGTCTTGTAGTCGTCGTCGGTCGCGGTGATCGGTTCGAGGTCGATCGTGACGCCGTCATGGGCCGCCTCGAACTCACTCTTCGCCGTGTTCAGAAGTGTGTCGAGAACGGTGAACGAGTCGGTCTTCGAATAGACGACCGTGACCGTGGTGTCGCCGTCGGAATCAGTCTCTCCGGCGGTGCAAGCGCCGAGGGTGAGGGTGGCGAGGACTGCCGTGGCGATCACGGGGACTGCTGCTCTGAGTTTCATGTCGCTCCTTTGCTCACATGCTTGGTGCAAGGCGCACCCCGCGCGCCTTGGCTCCATTAAGCCAAGCGAATGGAGTAAATTATGTCAAGGGGGTGCTTACGACAACAGCAGCGAGTCCGTCTTCGGGCTCAGGGTGTCGTCGAGCACGAGGCAGGCGGCGCCGATCGCACCGACGTTCGCGCCGAGGGTCGTGCCCACGACTTCGACATCGTGGATGCCGTGCGCCACCAGTCGGGTGGTCAGCGCAAGCGGGATCTGACTCTCGAGCCAGGGCGAGAGTCTCGCCCAGAGGGGGCCGCCGACCACGACACGATCGACATCAAGCAGGTTGCACACCACGGTGATCATGCGCGAGATGCGCTCGCCCACGCGCTCAAGGATGTCGGAGGCGAGGGCGTTCCCGCGCCGCGCGAGAGACACGATTTCGGAGAGAGCGTCATCGACACTGCGCGGATCGCTGCCGACCCGTGACCTCGGCAGCACCGACAGTCTCTCGGCTTCGCCGACAAGCGCGGCCGGCGTGCATGTGACAGCCACGCAGCCGCGCTGTCCGCAGGAGCAGGGTGGGCCGGCGGGGTCGACCACGATGTGCCCGATCTCTCCGGCATTCCCGGACCCGCCTCGGACGACCTCGCCGGAGATCACCAGACCCAAGCCGAGGCCGGTGCCGAGGTAGAGAAACGCGAAGTTGAGATCCCTGATCGTTGGTGAGAGCCACCGCTCGGCGACGGCCGCGGCCGTGACGTCTTTGTCGAGCACGACAGGCAGCCCGGTGGACTCGCTGACCGACCTCTGCAGCGGGACTCGATGCCACGCACCCAAGTTCGGTGGATCGACGATGACGCCGCGTTCGATGTCAATCGGACCTGGGGCCGCGATCCCGACGCCGACGACCCGCTCCCGATCGACGGCGGCGGTCGCCAGTACGCGTTCGACCTGGCGACTGATGAGTCGAACCGTCTTCGCGGGCTCACCGGCGGTAGGCGCTGGGTGGCGGCGGTGCGTGATCACCGTTCCGTCCAGCGCGAGCAGCACGGTTGAAATCACGCTCGGATCCACATGAACCCCGACAGCAAAACGACTATCGCCGACGAGTAGGAGTGGGGTGGGAGGTTTTCCGCGCCCCGAGGTGGTGGTCGAACGCGTACCTTCGGCAATGATGCCGGCTTCGATCATCCGCTGGCAGATGTTCGACACCGTCTGCGCCGACAGTCCTGTTATCGACGCCAATTCGACCCGACTCATGGCCCCCGCGCGGCGGATCTGTTCCAGAATGACCGCCTGGTTGTAGTTGCCCACGCTGGGCTGATTGGCGCCGCGGCTCACAGTCGCCGCCTCCTGTCTCTGATCGGTGGGCAGAAGCGTAGCGCCCCCGGAGCGGATCTGGGGTTACCGCGGAGAGCACAGCGTGCGCCGCGAATTAGGATTGCGTCACGCGCTGATGAGGGGTAGCAAGTCTTGAGCAACAACCACGCCACGTTCATCTGGTCGATCGCGGATCTGCTGCGCGGGAGCTTCAAAGCCCATCAGTATGGCGACATTTGAAGCGCCCTGAGTTTGTTGGAGGCTGCTGACCTTGGAAACGAGGATGGGGTTGTGCCGAGAATGGGAAGCCGACGACGCGTCGCTACTCGGTCGAGGAGAAGGCCGCCGCAGTGCGGATGGTGAGGACGCTGCGTGCCGAGCTTGGCGTCACGCAAGGGACGGTCCAGCGGGTCGCGACGCAGCTCGGATACGGGGTCGAGTCCGTGCGGGTGTGGGTGAAGCAGGCCGACGTCGTCGACGGCGTCACGCCGGGTGTGAGTTCGGCGGAGGCGCAGCGGGTTCGTGAGTTGGAGCAGGAGAGCCGGGAGCTGCGGCGGGCCAACGAGGTGCTCAAACGTGCGGCGTCTTTCTTCGGGGCGGAGCTTGACCGCCACTACCGGAAGTAGTCGCGTTCATCGACGCGAATAAGGACGACCTGGTCGATGGTCGCCGGCTCGGGGTCGAGCTCATCTGCAGACTGCTGCAGGTGGCTCCGAGCAGCTACTACGCCGCCTAGACCCGCGCCCCCTCGGCTCGCACCCGGCGGGGCGAGGAGCTGGTCCCGTAGCTGGTCGAGCTGTGGGAGACCGACTACCGTGTCTACGGGGTCCGCAAGCTCTGGAAAGCCGCCCGGCGCGCCGGCATCATGATCGGCCGGGACCAGACCGCCAGGTTGATGCGGGTCGCCGGGATCGAGGGCGCCAGACGGTCGAAGCGGGTGAAGACGACGCGGCCGGATCCGGCGTCGGCGCGGCACCCGGATCTGGTGAAGCGGGAGTTCACCGCCGAGGCGCCGAACCGGCTCTGGGTGACGGACCTGACGTTCGTTCCCACGTGGGCCGGTGTCGCGTATGTGTGCTTCATCGTTGACGTGTTCTCGCGGATGATCGTCGGCTGGCGGGTCGCGTCGCATATGCGGACCGAGATGGTCCTCGACGCGATCGAGATGGCCCGCTGCTCACGCGGCGCCCGACACGAGGATTTGAGGTGTCACAGCGACGCGGGGTCTCAATTCGCGTCGATTCGCTACGGCGAACGACTTGCGGAGATCGGTGCCACGCCCTCGATCGGGACCGTCGGAGACAGCTATGATAAGGCGCTGGCAGAGACGGTGAACGGCTACTACAAGGCCGAACTCGTCCGCGGACCCGCTCGATCCGGGCCATGGAAGACAGTCGAAGACCTCGAGCTCGCGACCCTCGGCTGGGTGCACTGGCACAACACGCAGCGCCTCCACGGCTACCTCGGCGACGTCCCGCCCGCCGAGTTCGAGACCTCGTTCTATGCTGTCCCCAACGACCACAATCTGCTGTTCGGAATCAAATAGCGCGAGTCTCCATCAGACCCAGGGCGCTTCATAGCCGCCTCCGACCAGCGCGCGAGCTGAGATCGTCACCGGTAGGGGTGATCGTGAGCTCGGAAGCAACCCGCCAAAAGTCGAGGTCGGGTTCGGTCGCGATCGTGCTCATCAATCGTGAGCGTATGCCATACAGGCGACATCGCCTCACGGGAGACGACTCCGCACATACACGGACGTCCAGCGCATTGCTCGCAGAAGAATCGACATGCGACGTCCGATCCGGTCCGTCAGGGCGAATCGGGAAGCGAGGACGTCAGCCGACCATGGCGCTCGCGGCGCCCGCGATGTAGGGGATCAGCCAGATCGCCCAGACGATGATGCTGAACCGGTGGAAGGCGCGCTTCTCGTTCTCGCGGTCGCGCACGAGCACAACCATCGCCCACACGAGGTGAACAGCCATCAGGATTATCGCCGCGGTGCCAGTCCACGCCATGAGCGTGCCGGCTGCGTTCTGCGCGATCCCCGCCGCCCGCTGGTCCGCCGCGATCCGGGTCATGAGGATCGTGCCGGTCGTGTCGCACGCAAGACCGATCGCGAACATGCCCGCGTGCCACCACTTTAGCGTGCGCTGGATTCGTTCGGCCCATACGCCGACGCTGTAGAAGACGAGCGCGGCGGTGATGATCACGATGGCGAGAGGAAGCATGACGCCAGTGTAGTAATCCTTCAGCTGAACTGAAGCCGGACTGCCGCCGCGAGGTGTGGTCGATCCCGACGTCCATCTTTCGATGGAGACGCCGCTCGACTCGACGGGTCATGGCGAATGACGCGGCGGCGACTGAACTGGTCAGGTGCGTTCAGTCTCGTCCTCTCTCTCCCGTGCCCTGACGTCCCGCCGCGGCGCCTGGGTGTCGCTCATCATCGGGATCCTGGTGCTCGTCGGGCTCACCGCAGCGTTCGGTCGCGCGACGATGACCGCAGACAGCCAGATCGCGCCTCCCGATTCCGAAGCGGCGCGAGTTGCCGCGCTCGCCGACGAGTTTCCGGATGCCGATGACCGGACACTTCTCGTCGTTGCGTCTGCGACCGACGGCGGCGCGCTCACGGCGACTCAGACCGACGGTCTCACCAGCCTCGCCGA from Microbacterium aurum carries:
- a CDS encoding alpha-mannosidase translates to MHNNDVLSLQRIDRLFRDRIGPHLYRAIAPVEITAWEVPGEPTPFSAAVDNTFAPISPGARWGRPWGTVWFHVTGQVPAAWRELPGTAVELVVDLGFDESAPGFQAEALVFHPDGSIVKAIEPRNATVPLPDDSIDLYIEAASNPSVAGTFTFAPTPLGDPATAGTEPIYRLDRMEVGLRDLNVWELAQDVWTLRGLVDELEPDRTRHARVIAALGRAVDALDPDDVAGTAPAARSELAAVLAAPASATSHTVTAVGHAHIDSAWLWPIRETVRKVARTFSNVLDLAAREPDFVFTASSAQQYAWIKDHYPELFDRIRAAVRGGQFVPAGGMWVESDTNMPGSEALARQFIEGKRFFIEEFGVEPLDVWLPDSFGYSAALPQIIGAAGSRWFLTQKISWNETNRMPHHTFLWEGIDGTRVFTHFPPVDTYNAELSAAELARAERQFAEKAAASHSLVPFGWGDGGGGPTREMIAAARRTANLEGSPRVRLGSPERFFTDAEAEYPSPPVWEGELYLEYHRGAYSAQARTKRGNRRSEHLLRAAELWCTLATVHRGDPYPYDDLGRLWRTVLLHQFHDILPGTSIAWVHQEAERTYAQVEHDLSALITAALDTLTGEGALTLTANAAPVAIAGAPALSVSHTAVDEDLLWQHVGDGWEVQHARTNWRIDGTGRVTRIRDKVSERELVLPGGVTAALQLVRDTPREWDAWNIDSEDRTLVTELVDVDDITVEGAELVVRRTVGASRVRQTFRIDVTTGALDITVDVDWRERQKMLKLAFPLALRAGSAESEIQFGHLSRPVHGNTSWDAARFETVAHRWIRLREGDYGVAIANDASYGHDVYRDGGSDGGGQTVARVTLVRAPLFPDPKADQGSHTFRVSVLPAASIPDAIDAGFRLNLPLMPVRGSATVAAAITSDDSGVVIEAVKLADDRSGDVIVRLYEACGSHRTAVLTPGFEWLDAVRTDLLERELSDTTPLRQGDGIHLTLRAFELVTLRVRRP
- a CDS encoding carbohydrate ABC transporter permease, yielding MASPRRSAGRLWANVTLVVVGAVFTLPLAWVVLASIDPAASYQVKLPTQPTFDNFTAVLTPSLTLIPLLNSLLLSTGAGVVTVVLSVLAAYPLSRYRSRLNGPFLYGILFASCLPITAIMVPVYSLFVQLRLINQPWAVALFLAASSLPMALWMTKNFMDSVPTSLEEAAWVDGASAMKALATIVVPLMRPALSVVFVFVFLQAWGNFFVPFVLLYSPEWQPAAVSIYSFFGQYGTVAYGRLAAYSLLYSVPVLGLYLLVTRGLGGTFALSGAVKG
- a CDS encoding carbohydrate ABC transporter permease, producing MESSAAPQRRRRGRGDRATPMRALPILPAVLLLLVFLAGPIVWALLGSLSDRALTGPGAANPQFVGLDNYARLFADPVLPLSIGITVAFVVGSAIVGQNVVGMLLAVLFRVGSRGLSGVVGVLVVTAWVLPEIVAAFVSYAFLSADGTLNALLAGVGIEGPNWLYSLPLLSIILANTWRGTAFSMMIYRAALDDVPPEVTESAMLDGAGAWQRLRFITLPMIKSTIFTNLLLTTLQTLSVFTLIWVMTKGGPGKLSTTLPVFAYTEAFSFGDIGYGNAIAVVMLLLGAVFSVGYVLSLRRSGDRE
- a CDS encoding extracellular solute-binding protein: MKLRAAVPVIATAVLATLTLGACTAGETDSDGDTTVTVVYSKTDSFTVLDTLLNTAKSEFEAAHDGVTIDLEPITATDDDYKTRLQLSLGSADTAPDVFYEDTFNVRSDVEAGYLLNLDDHLAEWDDWAKFDEGAKKAGQGEDGSIYALPLGTDTRVIWYNKHVLEAADVSVPWQPATWKDILDVAAKIKSTQPDVVPFNMYAGTGTGEGTVMQSFYELLYGTGDGVGLYDDASGKWVVESQGFIDSLTFLKTLYDEGYAVSPDKALDPNIWQAVFGEMFPKDTLGGTVEGSYTPSFWAKGGSYEWPEYGDVMGVALFPTQNGQGDGAVSMSGGWTLAASAHTKVPDLAFEFMATVLNEKNSLWYAINNAQIAVRTDVAAESSYLEANPFVGDVSAAVAVTHFRPANSDYPQISVAAQKATEAVITGQSTPQEAAAQYDADVRQIVGDDKVVAG
- a CDS encoding ROK family transcriptional regulator, whose translation is MSRGANQPSVGNYNQAVILEQIRRAGAMSRVELASITGLSAQTVSNICQRMIEAGIIAEGTRSTTTSGRGKPPTPLLLVGDSRFAVGVHVDPSVISTVLLALDGTVITHRRHPAPTAGEPAKTVRLISRQVERVLATAAVDRERVVGVGIAAPGPIDIERGVIVDPPNLGAWHRVPLQRSVSESTGLPVVLDKDVTAAAVAERWLSPTIRDLNFAFLYLGTGLGLGLVISGEVVRGGSGNAGEIGHIVVDPAGPPCSCGQRGCVAVTCTPAALVGEAERLSVLPRSRVGSDPRSVDDALSEIVSLARRGNALASDILERVGERISRMITVVCNLLDVDRVVVGGPLWARLSPWLESQIPLALTTRLVAHGIHDVEVVGTTLGANVGAIGAACLVLDDTLSPKTDSLLLS
- a CDS encoding HsmA family protein, which translates into the protein MLPLAIVIITAALVFYSVGVWAERIQRTLKWWHAGMFAIGLACDTTGTILMTRIAADQRAAGIAQNAAGTLMAWTGTAAIILMAVHLVWAMVVLVRDRENEKRAFHRFSIIVWAIWLIPYIAGAASAMVG